The genomic window TGCTCCAGGCCATGCTGTTTGCAAGTTCTGCCGTAAGATTGACCTGCTACCACTGTCCTCTCCACTCACTGACATCCCGCAGTTTGTATCGCCTGCTGTTCTCAAGAATGCTGGATACTCAGGAGTAAAGGTTGCTCGAGGTATCTTTTACCGACGAGCCAAGGTGGGTGGTCTTCAACCTGCCGTATTCATCACTTCTAACAATGTACCAAGCTTCTCTTCGATTTTGGTGTAGAGAGCGACCCCTTCACAAAAGCCCAGGCCGCTTTACTCTTGACCTTTCAGTTCTCAGCCGCTGAGCCGCACGCCGGGAGCCTCTGGCTGAGCACGGGGATACAGAATGCGATCGTCGCTCAGACGCACACCTTTCAAGCCCCCGGATCGAGCACCGCCCTCAAGAGGCGCAACAAGAGGCTCTGGTGGTCTCTCTACTGGAGGGATAGAGTGTTGACCTTGGGACTGCGGAAACCCCTGCAGATAACCCCTTCCAGCTTCAACGTCCAGCTCGACCTCCTCACCCAAGATGATATGATAGATGAGGCTCACCAGTCCTTTGTCTATGATCCCAAGACCAAGCGACACCTAACGGATATCCTGACATTCCAATGTCGTCTGGGAATTCTCCTGACTGAAGTGCTCGCCCTCACCTACGGCCCGAGCTCTTTTGATCCCACTTACTCCCTCGACCACTTTGAGGCTACGCTTTCACAGATGAGGACTGCAAGAGCTCGGCTAGCCCGGTGGAaggaggatgccgaggctgcATTTTACGTCTTTCTCGGCGATGGCCACACTCATCGGTCCCTGACCCTATTTTCAAGTTTGATTTACATCTATGCCTAGTAGGTCAGCCATGGCGTTTGTGTTACTAGTCTGACTCCAAACAGTGCCGCTCAAATCGCACTGGGAAACCACGAGGCTTTGATTATCGAACGGATGCAGAAAGGTGTGACACTCCTCGATGATTCGGCCCTGAGGAGTATCGGGGAGGAACTAAGCCATGCGACGACCGAGACGACGAGGTTAGTCAGGCTCATTGTCAAACAGGGCCTGACACAGCATCTCCCCATATCTGTGTATGTGAATCCATACTTTCAGCCAACCACAAGTTTCCTAACTTTGCCTATAGCATCGCATATATTGCTTTCCCTCTCATGCTCAGCTCATTGGACGACAAGATATCCTCAGACGACGCACAGACTGAATCTGACCGGTCCCTTACGAAGTATCATGCACAAGCAATGCACCTATGCAGCAAGCGATTTGAAGGAGCAGAGGACATAAGCAGAATGATTTCTCAGATTCTGCACTCAGCGCCGATACAGCTACCGATCCGGTTTGTCCAGCCTAGACCGAGCAATCAAGCAAAGGGGCCAAATGGAAACAGCCCAGGACTTGGAAGCTCTGGCTCCAAAAAGATGGGGAGACGCTGGGATGAAATTTTTGTCACACGTCTTTATATGCGTCTCCGCTTGTCTCTCGACTATGCCCTCGTCACCGGCAAGCCACCCACCGAGGCGGATCTTCCGGCTTACATCCTTCAGGGGGCAACGAAACGGTTGACCCTCGGGCCTGTTCACAGCCTGTCCTCAGCCATGCTGGGCACATCACCGGGTTCTTCAGCGGGGTCTGTTGACAGCAACCACAGAGTTGTCGAATTGGACGACAAATCACAGGACGGTGAGGTAGATACAGATATGGCCGGTGCTCAGCAGGATTCTCCGATGCCAGATGCTCAAACCGCCGTCCAAGCTGGGGAGAGGGCGAGAATACTTCGAAACTCATGGGAATATGATCCGATCTGGGCGGCAAACCTGTTTGACGAAATGAATGATGTACTCTGGAGTTGATGCGGATTAGTGGATGAGAATTGCGGTCTGAATGAACTGCCTTCTTTGTATGTAATACCATTTGTGTTGACCTATTGTTATAGACTATTATACCGCTCCCTAGCTGACAAAAAATCAAACTAGACAGAAATATGCCATTGCGCCTACTTGAATTCCCTAACCTCCGGCACGTCAACGATGCCGGGCCACTAGTCAGCTAATATTGAGCTCACCAACAAGCGCAACCACCGAGGCGAATCCAGCATCAGCAGTCGGCTTGATGGAGAGGACACCACTGCCCGAATCCCACTCGGCAAAGTGAGCGGCTCCTTCAGTCGCCTGCTCCGGGTTCCCATCCGGCGTGGCTGGGATGCCTAGCACTCGCACGATGCCGCCCGCCTCTTTGGCCTGGTCGTACTTTTCATCGATCTGCCTCGCCAGCGTGGCGTCTAGGACGTGGACCTTGAAGCCGAGATTACGCACAACGACTAGGTAGTCTGGGAAGGCGAGGTTGCGCGACTCTTGCGAGGCGTTGCTCTTGAGCTGATATCGTCGTCCAGGGCTGGGAACGTTCCTGCGAGGTGTAAGAGAAttatcaaggagcttggaTGGGATAAGACTCACCATTGGCCAGCACGGATAGCAACAGTTTGGATCTCGTCGTATGAGAATTGAACATCGAGGCCAATCTCTGCATCTACACCCTCATGAGAAACACCAACTTCCTCAGAGCTCCCCTCGGCAGTTGAAAACGAAATCCAAGGGCCATAAGAGAAGCCGTCTGTGGCCGCATGTCCAAAGTCGGACTCGCTGACGGCTTGCCCGTCCGAGACGTCGATGCGCGTCGAAGAATCTCCGTCACCGACGCCGTTGAGCCAGTGCTCGATCTGGTATGTGTACTCGTACGAGTTGAACTCGGGAACATATGTGATGGCGTGCGGTGTGCGATCTTTATTCAGAAGACCTCGAACTATTTCGGGAGAGGCGTGGCAGGCCGGCATGGTGATGCTGCATCGTCGTGAGTGTGATATAGACGTGCAAGAGGTGGAAAGCTTACCCCGGGACTGAGTTACCTCCGACCAAAGCCTGGACAATCTGATTAAAATCCTTGGCCAACATACTGGCTACAGGCCCGCCGATCTGGCCAAGGGCAGCTTGAtaggcggcggcggcggcctcgacCATCTGCTTAGCAGCTGCATATGCAGGGGCGTTGGACGGCCACCACTGGGAAAAGTCCATCTCGCCCGTCATGCCGTAGCCTTCCTGTTGTTCGAAATCGTCTAGAGCTCGGTCGCGCTCGGTGAGAGCCTTGTCGAGGGCGGCGGTAAAGTCTTTGCCTGCCATTTCTATCCGGGCTTGCATGGCTGGGTTGTCATCGCCCTATGGTCTGTAAGAAGGGGACTACATTTGTAATAATTGATCAACCTACGACTTTGACTGATAAAAGATACCTAGGTGCATTGCATAAGCCTCATCCATACACAGCTGCCGCCAGAGAGTGTCACTTACTCAAGCAGGCAATGAACATATGTCTTGTGGTGCGAAGGGTCAAAGAATAGATCATTGGTCTGCAAGAGATTGTTAATAATGGCATTGATGCCATAGTTGGTGTACGAAGGGTCGATCGTCTGCGATGCGACCGGCGCCTTCTGGGCCTGCTTGGTGAAGAACAAGGCTGGCTTGTGTCCAGGGAGGCCACCAACGGCGTTCTGCACCACCTTGCAGTACGCCAGCCAGAGCTGCTTATCAACGTCACTGacagacatgatggcggaCAAATATCGAAGCGAGAGTGTGTAAAAAGGTCAAATTGGTGGCAGATCTTGACGAGACAGCTCCACCGGCGATACTTGTATATATATACCTCCCTACTCTCCGAGTCCTGTTGCCCCCCAACCGCCTCTCAATCGCTG from Fusarium keratoplasticum isolate Fu6.1 chromosome 10, whole genome shotgun sequence includes these protein-coding regions:
- a CDS encoding Fungal-trans domain-containing protein, producing the protein MSDPRARAPFCQSEALFSSYPFLALDDLSGLPEQDVQFLELNGCFHLPLRPIQEEFVHQYFLYIHPCYPLMDEGEFWSMYLDRDRRRGKEKTMSLLLLQAMLFASSAFVSPAVLKNAGYSGVKVARGIFYRRAKLLFDFGVESDPFTKAQAALLLTFQFSAAEPHAGSLWLSTGIQNAIVAQTHTFQAPGSSTALKRRNKRLWWSLYWRDRVLTLGLRKPLQITPSSFNVQLDLLTQDDMIDEAHQSFVYDPKTKRHLTDILTFQCRLGILLTEVLALTYGPSSFDPTYSLDHFEATLSQMRTARARLARWKEDAEAAFYVFLGDGHTHRSLTLFSSLIYIYAYAAQIALGNHEALIIERMQKGVTLLDDSALRSIGEELSHATTETTRLVRLIVKQGLTQHLPISVIAYIAFPLMLSSLDDKISSDDAQTESDRSLTKYHAQAMHLCSKRFEGAEDISRMISQILHSAPIQLPIRFVQPRPSNQAKGPNGNSPGLGSSGSKKMGRRWDEIFVTRLYMRLRLSLDYALVTGKPPTEADLPAYILQGATKRLTLGPVHSLSSAMLGTSPGSSAGSVDSNHRVVELDDKSQDGEVDTDMAGAQQDSPMPDAQTAVQAGERARILRNSWEYDPIWAANLFDEMNDVLWS